One Gadus macrocephalus chromosome 17, ASM3116895v1 genomic window, ACTTTGTTGACGTTTTTCGTCTAGACTGAGCATGTTAGCTTCACAAGAACATATCTCATAATTTGTCGGTTTTGAGCGCTAGATTTTCTAGTTTTGAGTGCTATGTATGTTGTTTAATGTTCAAATAATAAAGTACATCTCTAATTAGGACTATCTTGATCAAAATACTGTGAAATCAAAAAAGATGATTCATTATTGTTAATGAATACAAACAAATTATCATACTTACTTCAAAAGTAGGCAAATATTCCAAAATATTGGATCCAAGATAGAACCACATTTGGATCaaaaatgtgctttattttgaTAAATTGTCAGTTGATAAACTTACCGATATCACGGGCCGTCGCCAGTAATACAATGTGTACTTATAGACTATCTGCATATTGTATAACCTTGCATGTTTTATTTGGTCTTCTGTTTTCTGTTTCTACCATTCTCATCCAAGGACAAATGTGGTTCATGATGGAGAGAAATATGCTTTAGTTTTCGGTTTTGTTTCCATCTCACAGTGTTGGAAGCTCACCAGTtttgagtatatatatatatatacatacatacatacatacatacatacatacatacatacatacatacatacatacatacatacatacatacatacatacatacatacatacatacatacatacatacatacatacatacatacatacatacatacatacagagagagagagagagagagagagagagagagagagagagagagagagagagagagagagagagagagagagagagagagagagagagagagagagagagagagagagagagagaactaaccacacatatacacatagtacctcacacacacacacatacagacacacacacaagcaaacacacgaTCATTCACACCGTGTGGACACGCACAGGAAGAGAAACTAAACCTGAGTTTCAATCCACTTCCTGATCACCACATTTGCATCTCTGACAGTTCTCTGTCAAGACCGGCCCGCTCGCTGCCCTGGTAAGCCCGACAACTCCACTCCATCTCTATCTCACAACGGTAGAAGATAAAGCATTAAGACGTAGAGTATTACCggttagtgacctgtctctgtgttcactgacTATGGATTCAGTGGTAATTGGTCTATTGTCTGTCTATCAGTCTAATTGGTCTGATTGTAAATAGTAGTGTAGTATAAGTATAGTTGTGTAGTATTTATAGTATTTTAATAGTATGTGGCCACGCTAGTTAATAGCGTAATAAAATGAATACCACATTCTGGTGAGAGGATGATCTTGGTACAgaaagcccacaacaagcctcTGTATTTCCTGCCTCCCTCTCAGCACTTTTACTTTCTATAACCAACATCTTATTCTCTGTTTCTGGGTTGGTTTTTCCTTTTCTGTTATTCTGTTTTCCTTTTGGCTCTCTATTGAGTGTCAACAACTCTGAAGCTCTCAACACTTTTATTCTTACATGCAACATCGTGCTCTGATTATTTGTCTATGGGATAATTTCCTAGccctgtttttctttcttagtttctttctttctttctctcttctgtcaTTGGTTCCTACATTTTACTGGCCACAACATTGCATTAGTATATTGATCTTAGTTCACTGACTCAAGTGCACTGTCAGATGACTTAAGTCAGATGAATATCTGTAAATGTCCTAAGTGAACTTTAGCTTGcttgtggtaaaaaaaaaaaaaagaaccggAAGCCTGTCATCAAGCAGTAAATCCAGTAACTAAATGTTGTAGAAACAATTTAAGCACTCAATTAGGTTTGCCATCATTCATCTAAACATGAGTAGAGTACTTTTGTTCAGTCAACCCAAATAAATGTCATAACTAAATCTTTTAATGTTGGATCTCGCAGGTTCTCATGATGAAAGAAGATGGAGAAAAGTCGGTTAAAGACAAACAACCCATTCCAGAGCCCCCTCCCAACCCATCAGGGGTTCTAGAACCCATTCCAGAACCTCCCCTCAACATATCAGGGGTTCTAGAACCCATTCTGGAACCTCCTTCCAACCTACCACGGGTTCTAGAACCAATTCCGGAACCTTCTTTTAACTTATCAGATGTTCTAAAACGCCTTCCTCTGAGCCTGGGCCTCCCCGAACACTTTGGGTCCGCCATGGCTCGGAACATTCTCAGCTTGTTCCACGCcgacctccaccagcaccaggaGGAGGACCCCTTCCTCTCCTTTGACGACGATGAAGACCCCCTGGACCAAGAGCCagcaggaggggaggaagaggacctGAAGGAGGAATCTTCTGTGGAAGTCCTGGCTGGACTCATTGCCTCAGCGACGATTGCCTCCGCCCTTCGAGAGACGTGTTCTCGTGGGAAACCCATCCAGGGCTGGAACCCCCCTCCGCCATCCCAGCTGGAGTGCACCGCTGTGGGGTCGCTGGACTACCCCGATGCACCCCCGACCTCGCCCGTCGTCCCAGAGCAGGAGCGGGAGGGCCGAGGAGGCAGCTTCTCCAGGAGGCTGAACGACGGATTGGCTAGAGAGTTCCTGCCGACTCCGTCTCCACCTCCCCCGAAGTCCAAGGACCGACGGAGCGAAGGGGGCCCTTTGGGGAACGTTTTCTGTACCGATGATGACCACCGGGTGGCGCTGGTGGAGCACGT contains:
- the si:dkey-171c9.3 gene encoding uncharacterized protein si:dkey-171c9.3, whose product is MMKEDGEKSVKDKQPIPEPPPNPSGVLEPIPEPPLNISGVLEPILEPPSNLPRVLEPIPEPSFNLSDVLKRLPLSLGLPEHFGSAMARNILSLFHADLHQHQEEDPFLSFDDDEDPLDQEPAGGEEEDLKEESSVEVLAGLIASATIASALRETCSRGKPIQGWNPPPPSQLECTAVGSLDYPDAPPTSPVVPEQEREGRGGSFSRRLNDGLAREFLPTPSPPPPKSKDRRSEGGPLGNVFCTDDDHRVALVEHVVRSLSMGEPHSEELSSGFMADRYGGDGGEGAQRQQQWDGAKMAAYMEDLTEEIMEWVTGRVGEGVMDICQRRSTEASDDGGGHLHCMADRLAHSIVTSSLRQVTMAQACTEGTIQVLQQHIP